In one window of Eleutherodactylus coqui strain aEleCoq1 chromosome 10, aEleCoq1.hap1, whole genome shotgun sequence DNA:
- the RNF183 gene encoding E3 ubiquitin-protein ligase RNF183: protein MAEPTKFDSESECPVCWNPYNNMFRTPKLLSCHHTFCMECLAHLSFATPMRNRLQCPLCRQITTLRLEQAITDLPSNTAILSQLRLEPEKHGLCIRDTRRLNFFQRPPSVYTLNVGQDTGSLYGPQQTQVQTPPTTIPSDDSSGQCLRNPQLRMFSYMMLTMLMITMLLIFSIFWTRKLLWGPR from the coding sequence ATGGCAGAACCTACCAAATTCGACTCGGAATCAGAGTGTCCCGTGTGCTGGAACCCATACAACAACATGTTCCGGACCCCCAAACTCCTGAGCTGCCACCACACTTTCTGCATGGAGTGTTTGGCCCACCTAAGCTTTGCAACCCCGATGAGGAACCGCCTGCAGTGCCCGCTGTGCCGCCAGATCACCACCCTGCGCCTGGAGCAGGCGATCACCGACCTTCCCAGCAACACAGCCATCCTTAGCCAACTCAGACTAGAGCCGGAGAAGCACGGACTTTGTATTAGAGACACCCGGAGACTGAACTTCTTCCAGCGCCCCCCCTCTGTCTACACACTCAACGTCGGCCAGGACACGGGGTCCTTGTATGGACCCCAACAGACTCAGGTACAGACACCCCCAACCACTATTCCCTCCGACGACTCTTCCGGGCAGTGTCTGCGAAACCCCCAGTTGCGGATGTTCTCCTACATGATGCTGACAATGCTGATGATCACTATGCTGCTCATCTTTTCCATTTTCTGGACTCGCAAGTTGCTCTGGGGTCCGCGGTGA